The Ptiloglossa arizonensis isolate GNS036 chromosome 4, iyPtiAriz1_principal, whole genome shotgun sequence genome contains the following window.
ACGTGGGTGAAGAATGAGAGATGGGAGAGAGAGAGTTTGAACGAACAACGGGGTCCGATGTAGGTACAGGTCAGTTGGATCATGGaggagcgaacaattttttccaaagTGGGAACAATAGGTTCGAAGTCCCTTTAATAGATACATGTAGACCTGGAAAGACTTGGACTTTAGGTGAGGATGAACAATTTTGTCAGAAAAGGAAACCACAGAGTCGTGGGCTCTTTAATGGCTGTGTGTAACTTTAGGGATTGTTTGGTGGTTACTTGAATGTTAGATGGTGGTGAAAAGTTTGGTGAAAGTAGTAACAAGTCCAAAGTCCTTTTAATAGTTACATGTAGCTTTGGAGATAGCTCGAGTGGTCCAAGTAATCGGTCAGTGGGTAGGCAGTGGTGAAAAGTTTCTCAAAAGTGGAAACAAAGTGTCCAAAGCTTTGTTAATAGATACATGTAGCTCTGGAAGATTAGAATCTTAGGTGAGGATAATTTTGTCAACTAATTTTGTCAAAAGAGAAGACCACAGAGTCGAAATCTCTTTAATGGTTATGTATAGCTTTAGGAATAGCTCGAGTAACCAGTAACTGGTCACTTGGATTTTAGGTGGGGTTACACAATTTTGTCAAACGTGGAAACCACAGGATTAAAGTCTCTTTAATGGTTACATGTAGCTCTGGAGTAACTTGGACTTTAGGTGGGAGTAAACAATTTCGTCAAACATGGAAACCACGGAATCAAAGTCCCTTTAACGGTTACGTATAACTTTAGGGATAGCTAGAGCGGTCCACGTAACCAGTGACTGGTCACTTGTACCTTGGGTGGGGATGAGAAGTGTGTCAAAACTGGAAACTACAGGTTCAGAGTCCCTTTAGTAAGTGTTTACCACTGTAGAGAAAGTTTGAGAGATCCAAATAGCCAAAAACTGGTCACTTGAGTCATAATTGGGGATGAAAAGTTTGTCAAAAGTGAAAACAGTACGTTTGATGTCCCTTGAATAGTTACATGTAGCTCTGGAGAGAGTTGGACCAGGGGTGGTGGTAAAAAGTTTGTCAAAAATGGtgacaaaaaattcaaaatcccttcaataattatacaaattacaaattttaaacacTGTTCGTATCCTTTTCACAACTGTATTTATCTTTCATGTTCGACACTTTTATCTTCCTCGTTAGCTTTCGATACGTTTTAAATAGATATTTCCCATCTGGAGGGTAGTTTCCACCCCTTGAGTATAAAGATCAGTCATTGGAAAACAATATACAACCTTCCTTAACTCTTTGGGGCACAGTTGCTAAACTGTATGAAACGATGCAAAGTAACTAAAACTAAAGAATAGATttcttagatatttaattatgagATCAAATATTAACAATCTCACCGTGCAACTTGTATGTGGAATATCCCACCATACACATCAGGGTATTAACcctggaactaccaaagggctAAATTTGACATGTTTAAAAcatcattttaaaattactcaattatcaattgtagatctttgcctacaatattcgattTACCAATAACCAAAATAGTAACACGTTCAAATTACACAAACATTATACATCGAGTTTGTTACCTTCGAATAAAACACTTGGACACTCGATAATTTCCACATCCAAGTTCCATCGTTGTGAGTTTGCTATTCTCCAACGATTCTTATCTAAAATGACCACAGAACCAATCGAAtctataaattgtatttttagtcGACTATAAACCAGTCGATGGTTCTAGCGTTCAAaaggtaaaacgtttcttatcctAGCTACACCACCGAGAGTTAAACGTTCCATGCGCTCGGTCAAAATTAGAGACGGTCAGGTGATGTTTTCGAGGTGTCGTTGTCGTTTGTATTTCGGGTAGCGATCTTGATCCCGATCCACGAGGACACGCGCCGCTTCCCTGAATGGTCGAGAACCACTGACTACGCGCCAATCAATTTCACTTATTTCCGCGACACGTTCAAGATTGGAATCACCGTTCCGAGCCGACGAGAGGTCGAGACAATTTACTGCAGTGCGGCTGGCAAAATCTTCTCCCGCAACGAGTGACAATTATTGCATCGCGCGCACACGTGGATAGTAAGCGAGATCGATACGCGGGAGAACCACTTGTGCGCGGTGAATCTTGCGAAATTCGACGCGTGCGTATCTGGGATGCGAAACATTTCGgtccacctcgataaaagtaacttTTGTCGGCCTCTTCGATGTTGATTTTACAATGGTGTACACAACGAGCTCGTGAGGTATTTCGATAGCTTTTGTGACGGGAGTAATAGGATCGTTTCGGTGGATGCGAAACATTTCGgtccacctcgataaaagtaacttTTGTCGGTTTCTTCAATGTTGATTCTACAATGGTGAACACAACGAGCTCGAGGTGCTTTGACAATTTTTTGTGACGGGGATAGTAGGATTGGTACGGCGGATGCGAAACATTTCGgtccacctcgataaaagtaacttTTGTCAGCCTCTTCAATGTTGATTTTACAATAGTGTACACAACAAGCTCGTGAGACGTTTCAATAGTTTTTTGTGACGGGAATAATAGGATCGATACGGTGAATGCGAAACATTTTGgtccacctcgataaaagtaacttTTTTCAGCCTCTTCAATGTTCATTCTACATTGGTGTACACAACGAGCTCGTGAGACGTTTCAACAGTTTTTTGAGACGGGGATAATAGGATCGATAtggtatatatgcatataaacCTATTTTTACGAGCTGGAACGATCCATATGgtaattgttaattatttttacaagctaGATCCACGTGGTAGCTAACGACTATTTTTACAAGCTGGAATGATGATTAACACGTGGTAACTATTTTTATGAACTGGAAAGATCCATGGCTAACTATTTTTACTAGCTGTATCCGTCTAGTGAGTGATTTTACATATGTCTAGAATTAACAGTCGTATGGTGAAATGCttgcttgaaattttaattaatggtCGTCATTGAATTCAGTTAGGTAAAGGCAATATTTTCGACCTTAAATTGATCCTTGTCAATATGGGAATATTTCAAATGGTAATCTAAAAGGAATAACTCAAATTATTACTCTctgataattaaaataatttaaaaaaaaaagaaactcaaaTCATTACTCTctagtaattaaaataatttcgaaaaaactCCAATCGTTACTCTctagtaattaaaataatttcgaaaaaactCCAATCGTTACTCTctagtaattaaaataatttagaaaaaaaaactcaAATTATTGCTCTCTAGTAATTAAAATGATAATTTTGAAATAACTCAAATTATAACTCTctagtataatatttaaaacgaaCGATGGTATCGCTAATTGGTACAAGCATTATGCTTTTACGTCACCCCTCGCCCCGCTGCGCGTTCAGTCCAGTAAAAACATTGACAAATTTTAAAATCGTGTCTGAGTCGCGTTAATCCGACGACGATCGATAAATCGAGTTCACGCGTCTTTTTCCTCGAGGGACCAGAGCGAATTCGTGACTCGTCCTCGACTTTCCATATTCTAAAGCTACGTGCAACCCCACCGAgtaacacttttttttttcccaagtgcTCGTGTTAGCAGATCGttcgtattcaaatattccactCGCTTTGGGATTGGAAGCGGCAATTCCAGTAGAGGGTTCGCGTTTACTTTTATTTGGAGAACGGGAATAAATTTGGGGAACTTGGTAGCAAACACTGTGCACGTAAAAAGACCCTTCGAAAACGTTACACTGATAATTAAAATACTCAAAATTGCCAACGCACCGAGAATCTTTTATTTCCACTTGTGAACTATCATCGTGCTCGATGTGAAAAATGAGGAAAATCATTTTTTACGTTTTTTATCAATTTAGACATTTTTCAATCGACTCGTGAaccgaagaatttttatttctgcgAATTTAGAGCGAAAGTAACCTAAAGTAATTATCTCTTTATTTTCTATAACGAGGAACACCTTATTCTACGAATCATCATTCTATTTACaatagaaacgagaaaaataatttttattattcattcATTTTTCACACCGAGATACTTTTATCCTACAGAGATTCATATTCGGAATAAAATTGATaagattcttttcttctttgttaatttttgtTACATCAAAGCACCTATGTATGGTGCTATACACCACCCTCCTTGTCGAGTGAAATAACAACGAAAAAGTTAATTTTCATAccatttcgttaattttcgctCCAACCATCGTAACATTTCGAACAAAAGCCACGAAACTAATTTTTCACATTATCCATTGATCTTTCTCCCCTGTCTGTGCTCCCCATTATTTGCAACCTATAAACTATCAAAAAGATCTCGTCTCTTAGCTTTCCAAAATATCATCGAAAGTGATACCAGGGTAATTTCATCccctaaaaaaaatatatacacacgcATACACGTATTATTTTTGGTCACTCtaaaaatttgtgaaattcttcaaaattggGGGATGGTCgtcgtcgatgaaaaatcggACTTTCGCGTTGGAAACACGATCTGGTCGCGGTCCATGGGACTTAGTTCAAGGATAATCTCGATCACGGGATACCGTCGAACGATTTCAGCGATACGCCTCCATTGAAACGGCACCGGAAGCGGTCGTTATCCGAACGCGAGCGAGTCGAGCGCGGCTGGCGAGGTCGCTCTTGAAAATTAGGCTTCTCTGGCTGCACCGCGGTCTCACGTGTTCGATTTACGCTGCCCACGTGTTTCGAGAAGGTCGGCCGAGTGCTTTTCTGCGTTCGTGTGCGACGATTCATCGGTCGGGTCGAGAAAATTGGACTCGCGACACCGTgtgcgatcgttcgaacgattccgcGCGACGAGGGAAAAGATCGTTTGTTTATCGTTTTTATTTAGTTTTTACATCCACTCGACGACCCTGTCTGCACggatcgaatgacgagaaagaTCGAGAAACCAGTTcaacgaatatcgttcgaaaagtGAACGACTCGACTTGAccctgtgtgtttttttttaattaatttgaacGTAAGATGATGAGAGTAGAAGGAAAGGATATAGTATtaggaaaaaatggaaaaaaaatatgaaacgatGAGTCGAGTGTTTAAAAGTTTGAATGTGGGCAGATGTGTGCACATGGATAGaaagtttaacattttttagGTACGTGATAGGGTACAGAATGACTTGCagagaatttaattaaacttgATGGTAAATTGTTGAATTAAGTTGAGTGTAAGGCGGAGGATTGGTTGTTGCTCTGTAGAAgaagaattttacgaaaatgGAGAGTTGAAATGAAACAACGAATCGAATGTTTAAATGTGTAGGGATCTATGCAGAAGGTGCATCAACCGAAAGAGTTAAAATAGAAAGAAGAGTTATGGGAATGGGAAGTTTACAATTTGTTAGCCTCGTGACAGGGTACGTAAAGGCTTACACGGAACTCGGAGGTCGAAGGATTGTTTGCACACAATGACAAATTGAAGGGTAAACTAAACTAGggaaaatagtttattaaacttCTTGGAGGATTCAACGATGGCTACTGCGATTCGAGCAAACCTCGTTTCGAACCACGTTTATCGACAATTCGAATCTTCCAATCCCTTCGTGACACACGAATCATAAATTGTACATAAAAGCGACTATCCAGGTGCTCTCGAACGACTTGaaaccgatcgattcgaaacctCGAAATCGATCCATCCACAGCATCGTCGAACCTGTCGAACGAACAAcgatttattttacatattttatcgatatattctttattttggttcattttacatattttatcgatatattatttattttggtttattttacatattctatctatatattatttattttggtacattttacatattctatcaatatattctttattttacttcattttacatattttatcaatatattctttattttggTTCATTTCACATATTTTatcgatatattattttttctcaaccgttggtTCACTTTACATACTTTGTTTTTCAATCGATGTAAATTTCTTTACATTCGATCGTGTTTATTTATAgtgtttgatttattttctgtttttctttttttttttttctcattcacCTGTCTCATGTTTTTTTTATCACACATTTTTTACAGCATGGCCGCTCAGACTCGTACAGGGTCGCCACGTTACCCAACATTCGCGACGACAACAAAACGGCCGACGGGATGTTCAAGGTATACACACGGAGGAGGACTTCCGGTCCCCGCGGTGACTTCATTTTTCActcgcaatttttttttttttttttttattttctcttttggGTGCTTGCTTCGTTGGTGACGGATCGTTCTGCCCTCGTTTCTGCAACAGTCTCCGATTCTCGCCTTTTGAAACTTTCTCCGCGGGCTCGTTTCCACGAAATCTTCTTTCATCTTTCATTCTCTGTTGGTTCTACGGTGCTCTGGGCTAATAATCTTTCTACAAACTCGTCCTAACAATTCTTTGTAGCTTCGAGTACGTATCTCTACCGAATATTCTCTGTGAACGTTCTTTGTAATTTCGTCTGTAAACATTCTTTGAAATTATTCCGTTAACATTCTTTGAAATTATTCCGTTAACATTCTTTGAAATTATTCCgttaacattcaccgaaattatTCCGCTAACAACAATCCCTCCACCGATTTCATTCaacgaagaaattttttcgATCGCAGCGGTAATTATCCTTCGACGTTTGGATGTCGAAGattctcgttcgaaataaatcattgaaataataatttaatcgcgcaggagaataaagaaaaaaattctctaatgaaaaattcgaaactaaTATTTTCCAACACTATACAATCGATACGTAACAATGATTTTATATATCGTAATTGCACCAAActtcgaaataaagaaaaagaaatatgcaatttaaattcataattaatatattcgaacactaatatttcaaaatcaatattttctgATACAATACGATCGATACGTAATAATGATTTTATATATCGTAATTGCACGAAACTTCAGAATAAAGAAAAAGGAATCTGCAATTTAAAttcataattaatattttcgaacaCGATACAATTAATATGGAATAATATTGTTGTATATCATAAACGAGACGATCTAATTAAAATGTCCGGTGTAACGTGAAATTTATACAGTGCTCTTCCATTATATATCTTACTTCTATTTCTTCTATTCGACCAACTTTCTTTTCCATCGACCTATTAATACTAACACGCACGGTATTTCTCGTTCTCACGCAAACATGGGTCACTAACATCGTTGTATGGAGTGTTTTCATTATTTCGTGTCATGCAACATTTGCAAAATGGCACTTAACTCTTTGTCTGTCGCTCTGATACATTAATTAAGGATAACCGACTGATGTTTGGAGCTGGGATTACGTTTTAAACGTACGCTTGAAAAGGTCTGTTGATAATTTCCACGTGTACGAGTTCATCCAtcattttttattgaaaagtaCGACGATAATTTCCACactgaaatataaataattcttgAAAATCTCGTGGACGTGACAATGAGACGGAGAGTGAGTTGTGTGTTGTAACAATATTTAAACATAAGTGTTCCACTCCTGATGCAACGGTAAACCTGCTTTTATTGTAACAATAGAGGTGTACTTGTAAAATTATAACAATATATACTTACAACGAGCGTTGTCGGCCATCCTTTCTCGATCATCTTCAAAATAGTGcatttgaatataaaataaaaattgtatcaacGATCCAAGGaaaagaattgcaaacaatctcgtttaatttgtacttgcaatggaaaaattataaagaaaaatgtatccTGCATCACTGTGAAGATAATCGTTAAATGATGTTCAAAAGCGTTAAACATAGTGCTTATTGCGAATATTGTTGTAATTTTACTTAACTAACGACCTTTATATACGTAAGTGTAGTATTAAGTACAGTATCGTTAACAAAGAGAAGGACTCACGTTCTTCAAGCTCACTTTCTCGACTAACCTCAAATTTTTCactcctcgtcgtcctcctgCGCAACAATAACTGCTTTCGTAGCTTCGTAGTAACAATGTGTGCCTACTTATGGAATTAAGTAGTATCAAGAGGAATAATtaggagagagaagaagaacacCTGACCTCCAGCCCTCCTCCTCgactaaatttaaatttttccacTCCTCGTCATCCTTCTACGCGATAACTACTTTCGTAGAAGAAATTCCAACGTCGCATAATTACTGGAAACGAGATTCGCGACTTGAAATAATAATCATCCATTTTATTTAACGACTCGCGACGATCCTCTTCCCGGTATTCAACGAATCCACGTCCTCGAAAGTAACCCACATCCTTCCTAGATAACGTAATTCTCGCACGATGTGTCTTGTAACCGGGGTGTGTGTTTTTTGTTCAACAGTCGCGGCGGAAGAACCCAAAGCGGAAGACAGACAATCTAGACGACTTGAAGCAGGAGTTGGACATTGACTTCCACAAAATCACACCCGAGGAACTGTATCAAAGATTTCAGACGCACCCCGAAAACGTAAGTGAACCTCGATACTCGTTCACTCGAACGAGAAACCGAGCAAACTGTCTCCAAACCGGGAAACGTGTATCGTTTGTTATCGAGGTTACGTGAAATtcaaaaaagtataacgcaaCTCTCAAAttcgatataaatatatatattctttcgataaacaaaaatacgatactaaaaataaatctttcaataataattagaacaaaacttttctttcttttcatagCATACGTTTACCTTCTCAGTTCTCACTAGTGCCCTCTGGTAGTTAATTTTACCATATCGGTGCTTAATTTCTAAGCTTCGACAGAGAGACAATCTTTTTCAACTTTAAATCTTCCATTCGACTGTACACTCGAGGTCTTTGGGTAAAAAGTGTCGCGAATGTGCAGAAGTCTtctcaaaattaaatataatacaaaaaaaaaaacacgtgagAAATACTGGAGCATTCGTATCTATTGTAATAGATATTTAATAACGGAAAAGGTATTCGAGGACTCGtcgggtcaaaaatgacccgacataatacaaaaaaaaaacgtgagAAATACAGGAGCATTCGTATCTATTGTAATAGATATTTAATAACGGAGAAGCTGTTCGAGGACCCGTCGGGTCAAGAATGACCCGAGAGACGCGCAccaaaatcgaacgattcgaagctcGCGTTCGAATGTTACGGGTTCTGTTTCGTGAATCCGTGAATGGATAATTCTGGAACCGTTGCACAATACTCTTCCAGCGTTAACGCGAACGCTGACACGCGGGCGGTGTTCACCAGCCGCGACGCGTACGCGTCGCGCGGCGTCGATCGATCCGGTTATTTAAAGCTCGAGTATCATCGCTGACACAAAATTCACGATACCCCTTATTTAGCACGGGCGATAATTGCGAAGTGAACACCAGTCGTTAAATCCGCGGTGCGCTATCAATTGGGGGAAAGTATAACATTAAACCGGGGTGATGTTCGCGACGTGGATGCAATCGGTTACCCGATCAATTTTTCCGTATTCGAATTCGACTACTCGAGTGTTTTCGAGATCGTAAGTTTTTGCAGTGAAGTCGATCCCTCGATTAACTATCTTACAGTGGTAGCAACGCTACGGTGTCACATTAAAAGATCGATTGACCATCTTACAATGATAGCAACACTATGGTGTTGCATTAAAAGATCGCTACGACACTTCCTCCGCAACTTTTCGTTCAAATGTATTTGAAAATGTTCGAACACAATTCGAATTTGTCTGCTCGAGTATTTCCAAGATCGGTCTAACGCAGATGAGACGATCCTTTGACCTAGCAAAGACCTCCCAACTTTCTCGACAATTGGGTCCCGTATGGAAGAATTTTTACGGTGTTTGTCCACCATAAAATTTGTCTGCTCGAGTATTTCCAAGATTGGTCCAACGCACAAGAGACGATCCTTTGACCTAGCAAAGACCTCCAGACTTTCTCGACAATTGGGTCCCCGTATCGAAGAATTGTTACAGTGGTTGTCCACGAGACTACCACTGTAGtacactaccactaccactggAATACACCAAGAAACGCTCGATTGTTCATCGCtaatatttcaatgtttcgatTCCAGGGCCTCAGCCACGCGAAGGCAAAGGAGAACCTCGAGAGGGACGGCCCGAACGCGCTGACGCCGCCGAAACAGACGCCAGAATGGGTGAAGTTCTGCAAGAATCTGTTCGGTGGTTTCGCCCTGTTGCTGTGGATCGGTGCGATCCTCTGCTTCATCGCGTACTCGATCCAGGCATCGACCAGCGAGGACCCGAACGACGACAATCTGTACCTGGGAATCGTGTTGGCGGCGGTGGTCATAGTCACGGGCATATTCTCGTATTACCAGGAAAACAAATCGAGCAAGATCATGGAATCGTTCAAGAACATGGTGCCGCAGTTCGCGACCGTGATCAGGGAAGGTGAAAAGCTCACACTGAAAGCGGAGGAATTGGTGCTCGGTGACGTTGTCGAGGTGAAGTTCGGTGATCGTATACCCGCCGATATCCGGATCATCGAGTCACGGGGTTTCAAAGTGGACAACAGCTCGCTGACAGGAGAATCCGAACCGCAATCGAGGTCCTCGGAGTTCACGCACGAGAACCCATTGGAAACTAAAAATCTTGCGTTCTTCTCGACAAACGCGGTGGAGGGCACAGCGAAAGGCGTGGTGATCTGTTGCGGTGATCAAACGGTGATGGGAAGGATCGCTGGTTTGGCGTCCGGTCTCGACACTGGTGAAACCCCAATTGCCAAAGAAATCCACCATTTCATTCACCTGATCACCGGTGTTGCCGTGTTCCTTGGTGTTACCTTCTTTATAATCGCCTTCATCCTCGGCTACCACTGGCTGGACGCTGTTATCTTCCTCATCGGTATCATCGTGGCCAACGTACCGGAAGGTTTACTCGCTACCGTAACTGTCTGCCTGACCCTGACCGCGAAACGAATGGCGTCGAAGAACTGCCTGGTGAAGAATCTGGAAGCTGTTGAAACCCTTGGCTCGACGTCTACCATCTGCTCGGACAAGACCGGCACCCTGACCCAAAACCGTATGACCGTTGCTCACATGTGGTTCGACAACCAGATCATCGAAGCAGACACCACGGAGGATCAATCGGGACTCCAATACGACCGCACCAGTCCAGGATTTAAAGCGTTGGCGAAGATCGCGACCCTCTGCAACCGTGCCGAGTTCAAACCAGGCCAGGAAAACCTACCGATCCTCAGGAGGGAAGTAAACGGTGACGCCTCGGAGGCGGCTCTGTTGAAGTGCATGGAACTGGCCCTGGGCGACGTAATGGGCATCAGGAAACGCAACAAGAAGGTCTGCGAGATCCCGTTCAACTCCACCAACAAGTACCAAGTCTCTATCCATGAATCGGACAACCCGGACGATCCTAGACACCTGCTCGTGATGAAGGGCGCCCCGGAGAGGATCCTTGACCGTTGCTCGACAATCTTCATCGGTGGTAAGGAGAAGGTGCTCGACGAGGAGATGAAGGAGGCGTTCAACAATGCGTACCTCGAATTGGGCGGTCTCGGTGAACGTGTACTCGGTTTCTGCGATTACATCCTCCCATCCGACAAGTTCCCCATCGGCTTCAAGTTCAACTGCGACGACCCGAACTTCCCCGTTGAAGGACTCCGCTTCGTGGGACTGATGTCCATGATCGACCCGCCCAGGGCTGCGGTGCCCGACGCGGTCGCCAAGTGCCGTTCCGCCGGCATCAAGGTCATCATGGTTACCGGTGACCATCCGATCACTGCCAAAGCCATTGCCAAATCCGTCGGCATCATCTCTGAAGGTCAGCGCGTGTTCTTGGCTCTCTATGTCTTTTGTCGGGGTATAGTTAAAGATCGTGTACCGTGGAGTACTCCTCGTTCTTTTCAAAGGACTTTGAGATACTTCTCATCTGACATCTACTGATGTCAGAGAACCATGTGCGTTGCAATAGGGTGTTAGGAGGGTTTGTGGTACGCGGTACGAGTTAGGTTATTCGATATAAGGCAATTCGTCGAGCGTCTCTTTACAAGTTACTTCTAGCAACAAACATTCGAGGCTTAGCTACGGTTTTAACCTGTCCCTGTATCGCGCTTGAATTTTTATCCATAAAAGATCCGAGTTCTCAGTCGTTAAAGCTTGCCCCGAAAGTAACGAagcgaaagtaaaaaaaaaaggaaaagtagTAACTTTCCCGAAACTTTGTCCCCGAGCTCTCGTCCCCTTCTTATGAAATATTCAGAACTCGGTAACAGATGTTGCCAGACTTATGAAAGATTTCAAGAACGCTCCGGAGCTTTCCGAGAAATTTTCCCGAGGAATTAGTTCGAAAGTTCTTAACGCTCCTGAAGTGTCTTGAAAGTTTCGTGTCGGGCGCGACGGACGATGATTGGATGTTTCTTTTTCAGGTAACGAAACCGTCGAGGACATTGCCCAACGATTGAACATCCCAGTATCCGAAGTAAATCCACGCGAGGCCAAGGCCGCCGTCATCCACGGAACCGATCTCAGGGAACTGAACTCCGATCAACTGGACGAGATTCTCAGGTATCACACCGAAATTGTGTTCGCCCGTACCTCGCCTCAGCAGAAGCTCATCATCGTCGAAGGCTGCCAACGAATGGGTGCTATCGTCGCTGTGACTGGTACGTTGTCTCGCTGATTGTTAATCACTTGGAGTGATTCCTTCTAAGTGAAACTCTCACGAATGTGAGGTTTGAAATTGGTTGCAACAGTAGACATTAGCGATTGGGGGAAACCAATGACCTAGTAAAGAACCCAAGTCACAGTGGATACTGTTAGCCAACCTGCGTGTAAGATCCAAGTTCACCAGTAGTAGTGCTGAATCAAAGAATAGTATCAAGTTCAAAAGTTTCAAGATGTCGAACCGCTAGCTCTACGTTGTGTAAATAGATTTACAGTTGCGACAAAGTCTACTTATCGCAAACACGTACAAAACACATAATGATCTAATGTATCTTCCAGGTGATGGTGTCAATGACTCCCCTGCATTGAAAAAGGCCGACATTGGCGTAGCTATGGGTATTGCTGGCTCCGACGTATCCAAACAAGCTGCTGACATGATTCTGCTCGACGACAACTTTGCATCCATCGTAACCGGTGTCGAAGAAGGTCGCCTGATCTTTGACAACCTGAAGAAGTCCATCGCGTACACCCTGACCTCAAACATACCCGAAATCTCACCCTTCCTGGCGTTCATCCTTTGCGACATCCCTCTGCCCCTTGGCACTGTCACCATCCTCTGCATCGACTTGGGAACTGACATGGTGAGTGATCAttcttgaaaattaattctcGAAAGCCCGTGTCTAACCCGAAACCAACGACTTCTCGATCGTTGACCGATCGAGATCCATCGAGGAATCGTTGGGATCTATCTTATAGCGTAATCGAAAATTTTCAGCGATATCGATACCTCTTGTACTTGCGATCCCGATGGCAGTCGAGAACCGTGATCGCATAGTTCCGTTGTTTTATGTGTGAAATGATGATTGTCAGGTGCCAGCTATATCACTGGCGTACGAGCGCTCGGAGTCCGACATTATGAAGAGAAGGCCACGCGATCCCGCCCGGGACAACCTCGTCAACGAAAGGTTCTTCTCACGAAAAGATTGCCTAACGCTCCCATCTGCCCTTTCTATATCGCTTGTGTACAA
Protein-coding sequences here:
- the Atpalpha gene encoding sodium/potassium-transporting ATPase subunit alpha isoform X4, translating into MASKGKLATESRRKNPKRKTDNLDDLKQELDIDFHKITPEELYQRFQTHPENGLSHAKAKENLERDGPNALTPPKQTPEWVKFCKNLFGGFALLLWIGAILCFIAYSIQASTSEDPNDDNLYLGIVLAAVVIVTGIFSYYQENKSSKIMESFKNMVPQFATVIREGEKLTLKAEELVLGDVVEVKFGDRIPADIRIIESRGFKVDNSSLTGESEPQSRSSEFTHENPLETKNLAFFSTNAVEGTAKGVVICCGDQTVMGRIAGLASGLDTGETPIAKEIHHFIHLITGVAVFLGVTFFIIAFILGYHWLDAVIFLIGIIVANVPEGLLATVTVCLTLTAKRMASKNCLVKNLEAVETLGSTSTICSDKTGTLTQNRMTVAHMWFDNQIIEADTTEDQSGLQYDRTSPGFKALAKIATLCNRAEFKPGQENLPILRREVNGDASEAALLKCMELALGDVMGIRKRNKKVCEIPFNSTNKYQVSIHESDNPDDPRHLLVMKGAPERILDRCSTIFIGGKEKVLDEEMKEAFNNAYLELGGLGERVLGFCDYILPSDKFPIGFKFNCDDPNFPVEGLRFVGLMSMIDPPRAAVPDAVAKCRSAGIKVIMVTGDHPITAKAIAKSVGIISEGNETVEDIAQRLNIPVSEVNPREAKAAVIHGTDLRELNSDQLDEILRYHTEIVFARTSPQQKLIIVEGCQRMGAIVAVTGDGVNDSPALKKADIGVAMGIAGSDVSKQAADMILLDDNFASIVTGVEEGRLIFDNLKKSIAYTLTSNIPEISPFLAFILCDIPLPLGTVTILCIDLGTDMVPAISLAYEEAESDIMKRHPRNPFTDKLVNERLISMAYGQIGMIQAAAGFFVYFVIMAENGFLPLYLFGIRKQWDSKAINDLRDSYGQEWTYRDRKTLEFTCHTAFFVSIVIVQWADLIVCKTRRNSIIHQGMRNWALNFGLLFETGLAAFLSYTPGMDKGLRMFPLKFVWWLPALPFMFAIFIYDETRRFYLRRNPGGWLEQETYY
- the Atpalpha gene encoding sodium/potassium-transporting ATPase subunit alpha isoform X5, which translates into the protein MGDKSRRKNPKRKTDNLDDLKQELDIDFHKITPEELYQRFQTHPENGLSHAKAKENLERDGPNALTPPKQTPEWVKFCKNLFGGFALLLWIGAILCFIAYSIQASTSEDPNDDNLYLGIVLAAVVIVTGIFSYYQENKSSKIMESFKNMVPQFATVIREGEKLTLKAEELVLGDVVEVKFGDRIPADIRIIESRGFKVDNSSLTGESEPQSRSSEFTHENPLETKNLAFFSTNAVEGTAKGVVICCGDQTVMGRIAGLASGLDTGETPIAKEIHHFIHLITGVAVFLGVTFFIIAFILGYHWLDAVIFLIGIIVANVPEGLLATVTVCLTLTAKRMASKNCLVKNLEAVETLGSTSTICSDKTGTLTQNRMTVAHMWFDNQIIEADTTEDQSGLQYDRTSPGFKALAKIATLCNRAEFKPGQENLPILRREVNGDASEAALLKCMELALGDVMGIRKRNKKVCEIPFNSTNKYQVSIHESDNPDDPRHLLVMKGAPERILDRCSTIFIGGKEKVLDEEMKEAFNNAYLELGGLGERVLGFCDYILPSDKFPIGFKFNCDDPNFPVEGLRFVGLMSMIDPPRAAVPDAVAKCRSAGIKVIMVTGDHPITAKAIAKSVGIISEGNETVEDIAQRLNIPVSEVNPREAKAAVIHGTDLRELNSDQLDEILRYHTEIVFARTSPQQKLIIVEGCQRMGAIVAVTGDGVNDSPALKKADIGVAMGIAGSDVSKQAADMILLDDNFASIVTGVEEGRLIFDNLKKSIAYTLTSNIPEISPFLAFILCDIPLPLGTVTILCIDLGTDMVPAISLAYEEAESDIMKRHPRNPFTDKLVNERLISMAYGQIGMIQAAAGFFVYFVIMAENGFLPLYLFGIRKQWDSKAINDLRDSYGQEWTYRDRKTLEFTCHTAFFVSIVIVQWADLIVCKTRRNSIIHQGMRNWALNFGLLFETGLAAFLSYTPGMDKGLRMFPLKFVWWLPALPFMFAIFIYDETRRFYLRRNPGGWLEQETYY